A genomic window from Salvelinus namaycush isolate Seneca chromosome 21, SaNama_1.0, whole genome shotgun sequence includes:
- the LOC120066042 gene encoding pannexin-2-like — translation MQNILEQNLDMATALLAGEKLKELILPGSSQDEKGGMLAGLMVQLKLELPFDRVVTIGTVIIPILLVTLVFTRNFAEESIYCYTPHNFTRDQALYARGYCWTELRDAVPGVEPDLRPSLFEHKFLPYALLAFAGIMYIPALGWEFMASTRLTSELNFLLHEIDNCYHRAAEGRAPKIEKQIQSKGPGITERERREIIENAEKEKSPEQNLFEKYLERRGQSNFLAKLYLARHLAIMCLSSIPISYLSAYWHRQRQNEFSCALGEPPDSSSIPELRLSVNCKLPAVQLQRIMAAVDIALLSTMNLVILVNLLHLFVVRKSNFVFDKLHKVGIKTRRRWQKSQFCDINILAMFCNENRDHIKSLNRLDFITNESDLMYDNVVRQLLAALAQSNHDATPSVRDSGIQTLDPNMDPSLLGVGELGGEPLVIKRPRKKMKWIPSSNPLPQPFKEPLTMTRLENSTKTEKPKPVRRKPVAENYVAPLSKSTQYPPSAKDMSAMEKKHSRNFTLDVHPYMLTIRKPTKVETVSTEPLPPDHTLDSVFIEGTHTIVHVSASITEKKDCTPESTNTVFSTMTVPTSIYLNDATPSPNPPSLADCHPTDSLIEQEEPEAQPAVFTRIPSHQLLSMHQILSMEEEGAGGQGARLAERPVGELIAAGEC, via the exons ATGCAGAACATCCTCGAGCAGAACTTAGACATGGCCACGGCTCTGCTGGCGGGAGAGAAGCTGAAGGAGCTGATCCTGCCTGGCTCTTCCCAGGATGAGAAGGGAGGAATGCTGGCCGGCCTTATGGTCCAGCTTAAACTGGAGCTACCATTTGACCGCGTAGTCACCATCGGCACCGTCATCATACCCATCCTGCTCGTCACTCTTGTCTTCACAAGGAACTTTGCAG AGGAGTCAATCTACTGCTACACGCCTCACAACTTCACCCGTGACCAGGCCCTGTACGCACGAGGCTACTGCTGGACAGAGCTGCGTGACGCCGTTCCCGGGGTGGAGCCTGACCTTCGACCTTCGCTGTTTGAGCACAAGTTCCTACCCTACGCCCTGCTGGCCTTCGCCGGCATCATGTACATCCCTGCTTTGGGCTGGGAGTTCATGGCCTCCACAAGACTTACCTCCGAGCTCAACTTCCTGCTTCACGAGATCGACAACTGCTACCACCGGGCTGCCGAGGGCCGGGCCCCTAAGATCGAGAAGCAGATCCAGTCCAAAGGACCAGGCatcacggagagagagagacgagagatcATCGAGAATGCGGAGAAGGAGAAGAGCCCCGAGCAGAACCTGTTTGAGAAGTACCTGGAGAGGCGAGGCCAGAGCAACTTCCTGGCCAAGCTGTACCTTGCGCGCCACCTGGCCATCATGTGCCTCAGCTCCATCCCCATCTCCTACCTGAGCGCCTACTGGCACCGCCAGCGCCAGAACGAGTTCAGCTGTGCCCTGGGGGAGCCTCCAGACTCCAGCAGCATCCCTGAGCTGAGGCTCAGCGTCAACTGCAAACTGCCAGCCGTGCAGCTGCAGCGCATTATGGCCGCCGTAGACATCGCCCTGCTGAGCACCATGAACCTTGTCATCCTGGTCAACCTGCTGCACCTGTTCGTGGTGCGGAAGTCCAACTTCGTGTTCGACAAACTGCACAAGGTGGGCATCAAGACGCGGCGGCGCTGGCAGAAGTCTCAGTTCTGTGACatcaacatcttggccatgttctgtaacGAGAACCGCGACCACATCAAATCACTCAACCGCCTTGACTTTATCACCAATGAGAGTGACCTCATGTATGACAATGTGGTGAGGCAGCTGCTGGCCGCCCTGGCCCAGTCTAACCATGACGCTACACCCTCTGTGAGGGACTCAGGCATCCAGACCCTAGACCCCAACATGGACCCCTCTCTCTTGGGAGTGGGGGAGCTGGGAGGGGAGCCGCTGGTCATCAAACGACCACGCAAGAAGATGAAGTGGATCCCCAGCTCCAATCCCCTCCCCCAGCCTTTTAAG GAACCTCTGACAATGACGCGTTTGGAGAACAGCACTAAGACTGAGAAGCCCAAACCGGTGAGGAGGAAACCAGTGGCAGAGAACTATGTTGCTCCATTAAGCAAGAGCACACAGTACCCGCCCTCTGCCAAAG ATATGAGCGCAATGGAGAAAAAGCACAGTCGCAACTTTACCCTGGATGTTCACCCATACATGCTGACCATCCGTAAGCCCACCAAGGTAGAGACAGTCAGCACAGAGCCTCTGCCCCCTGACCACACCCTGGACTCTGTGTTCATCGAGGGCACACACACCATCGTCCATGTCTCTGCTTCTATCACAG aAAAGAAAGATTGCACCCCAGAGTCCACCAACACGGTCTTCTCTACAATGACCGTCCCCACCAGCATCTATCTGAACGATGCCACTCCCAGCCCCAACCCACCCTCCCTCGCTGACTGCCACCCTACAGATTCCCTGATCGAACAAGAGGAGCCCGAAGCCCAGCCTGCAGTCTTTACTCGGATCCCTTCCCACCAGCTTCTAAGTATGCACCAGATACTCAGTATGGAGGAAGAGGGGGCTGGAGGCCAGGGGGCCAGACTGGCTGAGAGACCCGTGGGGGAACTAATCGCTGCTGGGGAGTGCTga